From one Candidatus Binataceae bacterium genomic stretch:
- the lptC gene encoding LPS export ABC transporter periplasmic protein LptC, with translation MSPKRVAKAMGLFGAAALAVVLAVATYVVRHRAPVATIQQMAGIVPSALLHARNVKWTQMSGGLSQWRLSAREASYSHDKTTLILTDAELSMVSKDGKDVEVSAPRAEISVNGNHITQAHLSGGLRIMYGDFVLTTGEATFAPDKDIVNAPGEVQVQGQGLTVTGTGMTGHPNERSFTLLSQTNTVVIPKKTSDLKSGKS, from the coding sequence ATGAGTCCGAAGCGGGTCGCCAAGGCGATGGGATTGTTCGGCGCCGCGGCGCTGGCCGTGGTGCTCGCAGTCGCTACTTATGTCGTGCGCCATCGCGCTCCGGTGGCGACGATCCAGCAGATGGCGGGGATTGTGCCGAGCGCGCTGCTCCACGCGCGCAACGTCAAGTGGACGCAAATGAGCGGCGGCCTCAGTCAATGGCGTCTGAGCGCGCGCGAGGCGAGTTACTCGCACGACAAGACCACGCTCATCCTGACCGACGCGGAGTTGTCGATGGTGTCCAAGGATGGCAAGGATGTCGAGGTCTCGGCGCCGCGCGCGGAAATTTCGGTGAACGGCAATCATATCACCCAGGCCCATTTGAGCGGCGGGCTGAGGATCATGTACGGCGACTTCGTGCTGACGACCGGCGAAGCGACCTTCGCCCCCGACAAGGATATCGTGAATGCGCCCGGCGAGGTGCAGGTTCAAGGGCAGGGGTTGACGGTCACCGGGACGGGCATGACCGGCCATCCCAACGAACGCAGCTTCACCTTGTTAAGCCAGACCAATACCGTGGTGATCCCGAAGAAAACCAGTGATCTCAAATCAGGCAAGTCGTAA